One genomic window of Pecten maximus chromosome 3, xPecMax1.1, whole genome shotgun sequence includes the following:
- the LOC117322933 gene encoding acetylcholine receptor subunit alpha-1-B-like, whose translation MSSATLFCLLILFSLASAGSIIDAQNIMSNLSVGYNNEMRPVFNQDSNVTVTVDMYLISIKDFDEVSGTLNVIAVFIINWNDASMNWDPASYGWIWDVNVGQNNIWLPKLYNIKVSDSFHALSDKDLKVRIQHDGLVTWQPGGLVDVKCDPDVMYFPFDSQTCSIQYAPWGYGQNEVTLKPKKSELTLDFYETNGEWSLDKTTTGTYVISDISLVIFNITISRLPAFHIVNTLMPIFLLMFMNPLVFVLPCDSGERVGFSLTVFLTFTVFITIVNSVLPANSESMSRLSYFIFTVLVASGVIASVNIFQLKMYFRDDSIKVPRWTARLMRILDCKLKSGRSNDEVKSFCPENLNSKSGLDQTKNGRQPITREHSEAEIVPEMTWKEVVRIMDKFYAWFFYIAISVASVAILVSMSQGHK comes from the coding sequence ATGTCGTCTGCAACGTTATTTTGCCTCCTGATATTGTTTTCCTTGGCAAGCGCCGGTTCTATTATTGATGCACAGAACATAATGTCCAATCTATCTGTTGGGTATAACAATGAAATGCGACCAGTGTTTAATCAAGATTCCAACGTTACCGTCACTGTCGACATGTACCTAATTTCTATTAAGGATTTTGACGAGGTTTCTGGAACTTTAAACGTGATTGCAGTATTTATTATTAATTGGAACGACGCTTCTATGAACTGGGATCCAGCTTCCTACGGCTGGATATGGGACGTTAACGTCGGACAAAATAATATTTGGCTTCCTAAACTCTACAACATCAAAGTGTCCGATTCCTTTCATGCTCTCAGTGACAAGGACCTCAAGGTGAGGATCCAACATGATGGTTTAGTTACATGGCAACCAGGTGGTCTAGTCGACGTCAAGTGTGACCCGGATGTTATGTACTTTCCATTTGATTCTCAAACATGCTCCATACAATATGCACCTTGGGGTTATGGGCAAAATGAAGTTACACTTAAACCTAAAAAATCTGAATTAACGTTGGATTTCTATGAGACAAATGGCGAGTGGTCTTTAGACAAAACCACAACGGGCACTTATGTTATTAGTGATATCAGTCTAGtcatttttaatattacaatatcaCGTCTTCCAGCCTTTCACATTGTCAACACCCTAATGCCGATCTTCTTGTTGATGTTCATGAATCCTCTGGTGTTTGTCTTGCCGTGTGATTCAGGAGAACGTGTAGGATTCAGTTTGACCGTATTTCTCACCTTCACTGTTTTTATCACCATCGTAAACAGTGTTCTACCTGCAAACTCGGAAAGTATGTCAAGGCTATCCTATTTCATCTTCACCGTCCTCGTCGCCAGTGGAGTCATCGCCTCcgtcaacatatttcaactgaAGATGTACTTCAGAGATGACAGTATAAAAGTACCTCGTTGGACAGCCAGACTTATGCGCATTCTTGACTGCAAGTTAAAATCTGGTCGATCAAATGATGAAGTAAAATCATTTTGTCCAGAAAATCTTAATTCGAAATCGGGTCTAGATCAAACTAAAAATGGACGACAACCTATCACAAGGGAACACTCAGAGGCCGAAATAGTTCCGGAAATGACGTGGAAGGAGGTCGTACGCATCATGGATAAGTTTTACGCCTGGTTTTTCTATATTGCTATATCTGTGGCCAGCGTTGCGATTCTGGTCAGTATGTCTCAAGGCCACAAGTGA